In one window of Helianthus annuus cultivar XRQ/B chromosome 17, HanXRQr2.0-SUNRISE, whole genome shotgun sequence DNA:
- the LOC110926488 gene encoding expansin-like A1, whose protein sequence is MGLFNLCFLWLLLISVSSTNACDRCLHQSKAAFFSTPSSLSSGACGYGSSASSLYGSHLAAAVGSIYKSGSGCGACFQVRCKDSKVCSKAGTQVIVTDLNKNNDTDFVMTPRAFMAMANKGMAHSLLKLGVADVEYKRVPCDYKGNNLTVRVEESTKKPNYLALKFLYQGGQTEIVGVDVAQVGSSSWTYMTRNYGAVWDTSRAPAGPLQLRLVVTSGYDGKWIWAKSVMPVDWTIGGVYDCGVQINDIAQEGCGECDDQNWKS, encoded by the exons ATGGGATTGTTCAATCTTTGTTTCCTCTGGTTGCTTCTGATCTCAGTTTCTTCAACAAATGCTTGCGATAGATGTCTACATCAAAGCAAAGCGGCCTTCTTCTCCACACCTTCTTCTCTTTCTT CTGGAGCATGCGGGTATGGTTCATCAGCTAGCAGCTTGTATGGCAGCCACCTTGCTGCAGCTGTTGGTAGCATTTACAAATCGGGTTCGGGTTGTGGGGCATGCTTTCAGGTGAGATGCAAGGATTCTAAGGTGTGTAGCAAGGCCGGGACTCAGGTCATAGTAACTGATCTCAATAAAAACAACGACACCGATTTTGTCATGACCCCTAGAGCTTTCATGGCCATGGCTAACAAGGGTATGGCCCACAGCTTATTAAAACTTGGTGTTGCCGACGTTGAATATAAAAG AGTACCTTGTGATTACAAAGGCAACAACTTAACTGTAAGAGTTGAAGAATCTACCAAAAAGCCTAATTATCTTGCACTCAAATTCTTATACCAAGGAGGTCAAACAGAAATAGTGGGCGTTGACGTTGCTCAGGTTGGGTCATCAAGTTGGACTTACATGACTAGAAACTATGGGGCTGTCTGGGACACCAGCCGAGCTCCTGCAGGACCACTGCAACTCCGCCTGGTGGTCACCTCCGGCTATGATGGAAAGTGGATATGGGCCAAGAGTGTTATGCCGGTCGATTGGACCATTGGAGGTGTGTATGATTGTGGCGTACAAATCAATGACATTGCTCAAGAAGGGTGTGGTGAATGTGATGACCAAAATTGGAAAAGTTAA